The DNA region ATCCACAATTATTTTTTCATCATTCGGGCTTTTTCGATGGCCCAGTCACGCTGTTTGATATCTTCGCGTTTGTCATGGGCCTTTTTACCTTTACCCAGACCTATCTCTACTTTTACCCACGCACCTTTGCGCCAGTACATGGATATTGGCACGATAGCATAACCTTGTCGTTCAACCTGACCTGCCAGCCTGTCGAGTTCTCTGCGATTCAGTAACAGCTTACGCGGCCGTGTTGGATCACAGATAACATGAGTAGAAGCGGTATTCAGTGGCGTGATGGTACAATTATGCAGAAAGGCTTCGCCATTTTTCATTTGCACAAAGCTTTCTGACAGATTGATTTTCCCTGCACGGATCGATTTTACTTCCCAACCCATGAGCGAAAGTCCCGCTTCGATTTTTTCATCGAAACGAAATTCAAAGGTAGCACGCTTATTGCGGGCGATTGTGGCCGGCTGCGCGCCTTTATTTTTTGCATTCTTCTTCACCATAGGCCCGCTATTATACGCAGCCACTATCATTTTGGAATTA from Shewanella dokdonensis includes:
- the smpB gene encoding SsrA-binding protein SmpB; amino-acid sequence: MVKKNAKNKGAQPATIARNKRATFEFRFDEKIEAGLSLMGWEVKSIRAGKINLSESFVQMKNGEAFLHNCTITPLNTASTHVICDPTRPRKLLLNRRELDRLAGQVERQGYAIVPISMYWRKGAWVKVEIGLGKGKKAHDKREDIKQRDWAIEKARMMKK